One part of the Natronorubrum sediminis genome encodes these proteins:
- a CDS encoding sugar-transfer associated ATP-grasp domain-containing protein, which yields MTNFADDPVMSLRNSGVGSATDGSRISSALASAFAKYAPLIGLLATIVILGVEFRYQLDFAQQPLEPYRIFFELLIAGLIIAVLRSKVGLVTYGMFGPIIISFILVESGIFWGLVLFTNVFLLALGTYLILEPFRLGTAHRIGGLVMVVSIGITSFHVMSDTGVLPQQIDALQVFFPAIVTAWYADRFARELSERGWRAPAVRFSWTVVSIIIAAAIIGNETLITWIMDTPETWAVILAANVYLGTQSSMRVKEYLRFSNVYGGSRLGAVASTIRAKLHNITVPVRRLVGSDASRVEPSEVMSMNRRNRLIKEYNPPHLNPELDKASMKRAFHGTGVPTPETYALVESPSELEDAEAIFETKDEFVIKPDSGYGGEGIIVVTDRTDAGDFETSKGLKSPDQLLAHVRSITEGQYDPMGLEGVAVIEGLIHPDDHLLSIAGQGVPDIRVIIFKGFPIMAMTRLPTEESEGAANLHMGAVGVGLDVANGQAQGGYQSTNKWFNEHPDTEVDLESFAIPGWSSVLSTAVKAAEVSRLGYTGVDIVIDEDEGPMVLEINARPGLGIQNSTFNGLLKRTSFIESLPDSFDLKSPEEKIELARQWDAANWHENGIELAKRWDAPEWERDGDLPVEPPSDMVGGVYADLDDDGRGQPAVELTMYGEHGSADESSSSEATDSAPENTVGDSRGVNDR from the coding sequence ATGACTAACTTTGCCGACGATCCGGTAATGTCACTCCGAAATAGCGGCGTCGGATCGGCGACAGACGGATCGCGCATCTCGTCTGCACTCGCTTCGGCGTTTGCGAAGTACGCCCCACTTATCGGGTTACTCGCGACTATTGTCATTCTTGGTGTCGAGTTTAGATACCAACTCGATTTCGCACAACAGCCACTCGAGCCCTATCGTATCTTCTTCGAGTTGCTGATTGCCGGCCTCATCATCGCCGTTCTCCGGAGTAAGGTCGGACTCGTCACGTATGGCATGTTCGGGCCGATCATTATCTCGTTCATCCTGGTCGAAAGCGGAATCTTCTGGGGACTCGTCTTGTTTACCAACGTCTTCTTGCTCGCGCTCGGAACGTACCTCATCCTCGAGCCGTTCCGACTCGGGACGGCCCACCGAATCGGTGGGCTCGTCATGGTCGTCTCCATCGGGATCACGTCGTTTCACGTCATGAGCGATACGGGCGTATTGCCACAGCAGATCGACGCCCTACAGGTGTTCTTCCCAGCGATCGTCACCGCCTGGTACGCGGACCGCTTCGCGCGTGAACTCTCCGAACGCGGCTGGCGTGCACCCGCAGTACGGTTTTCCTGGACGGTCGTCTCGATCATAATCGCCGCAGCCATCATCGGCAACGAGACGCTGATCACCTGGATTATGGACACGCCGGAGACGTGGGCCGTTATTCTCGCAGCGAACGTCTATCTCGGCACGCAGTCGTCCATGCGCGTCAAGGAGTACCTTCGATTCTCGAACGTATACGGCGGCTCACGGCTCGGAGCCGTCGCCAGTACAATCCGCGCGAAACTCCACAATATTACGGTTCCCGTCCGACGGCTGGTCGGCAGTGACGCCTCGCGCGTCGAACCTTCCGAAGTCATGTCGATGAACCGGCGGAACCGACTCATCAAGGAGTACAATCCGCCCCACCTCAATCCGGAACTCGACAAGGCCTCGATGAAGCGCGCGTTCCACGGTACCGGCGTCCCAACGCCGGAGACGTACGCGCTCGTCGAATCTCCGTCCGAACTCGAGGACGCCGAAGCGATCTTCGAGACGAAAGACGAGTTCGTCATCAAACCGGACAGCGGCTACGGCGGTGAAGGGATCATCGTCGTCACGGACCGAACCGACGCCGGCGACTTCGAGACCTCGAAGGGACTCAAATCGCCGGACCAGTTGCTCGCTCACGTCCGGTCGATCACTGAAGGGCAGTACGACCCGATGGGACTCGAGGGAGTTGCCGTCATCGAGGGCCTGATCCATCCGGACGATCACCTGCTCTCGATCGCCGGACAGGGTGTTCCGGACATCCGCGTGATCATCTTCAAAGGGTTCCCGATCATGGCGATGACCCGGCTACCGACCGAAGAGTCCGAGGGTGCGGCGAATCTCCACATGGGTGCCGTCGGCGTCGGTCTCGACGTTGCCAACGGCCAGGCACAGGGTGGTTACCAGAGTACGAACAAGTGGTTCAACGAGCACCCCGACACCGAAGTCGACCTCGAGTCGTTCGCTATCCCCGGTTGGTCGTCAGTGCTCTCGACGGCCGTCAAAGCGGCCGAAGTCTCCCGACTCGGCTACACCGGTGTCGACATCGTTATCGACGAGGACGAGGGACCGATGGTCCTCGAGATCAACGCTCGACCCGGCCTCGGGATCCAGAACTCGACGTTCAACGGACTCCTCAAGCGAACCTCCTTCATCGAGTCGCTGCCGGATTCCTTCGATCTCAAATCCCCCGAGGAGAAGATCGAACTGGCGCGTCAGTGGGACGCGGCGAACTGGCACGAAAACGGTATCGAGTTGGCCAAACGCTGGGACGCCCCCGAGTGGGAACGCGACGGTGACCTTCCCGTCGAACCACCCAGCGACATGGTCGGCGGCGTCTACGCCGACCTCGACGACGACGGGCGAGGCCAGCCCGCGGTCGAACTCACCATGTACGGTGAACACGGAAGCGCCGACGAGTCGTCCTCGAGCGAGGCGACCGATTCCGCCCCAGAGAACACCGTCGGCGACTCTCGAGGGGTGAACGACCGATGA
- a CDS encoding carbon starvation CstA family protein, with translation MTGVIWIVATVVVLFTVGYIGYGRYLSRFVELDDSRETPAHKYQDGQEYVPAKKPVLLGHHFSSVAGGAPIAGPVTAALVWGWLPALLWVAIGNPLMGAVHDFMALSSSIRHEGKSIGFVIGEYIGERGKNMFLWFAFLVIILVVAVFSLLVAVILDAYPPAATASLLYITLALFAGVWLYQLNLSFIGGTVLFVLGVFASIWAGIQFPIALFEPSGFAGDTTVLLPADLASWVPGEALFGANTAAWIIVSLGYAFVASILPVWILLQPRDYLSSFLLYAGVGGAITAVFVGTAFGTSEEPLTAELPAYTSFMGGDLAPAAMPLFPLLFITIACGTISGFHSLVSSGTTAKQLNKESDARLIGYGGMLAEGLLAATALAAVSVVAITDVDDIGGIDAALPNFAEGGGLILTSLGIPFEYGEIFMALVFVSFLLTSLDTGLRLGRYMIEELVGTPETGVEETAANKYVNTGLATFAAFLLVSSGQWEELWPLFGGANQLLAALALLTATIWLANWKDTKQLLSTGIPVAVMTVITIIGLLWLVVYENLFQMFLDADARADATILELVSSGLRMAIALVLIWLAIAIIRLGYANLQEQRDDLLDSDPGSQAPGADDDD, from the coding sequence ATGACAGGGGTAATCTGGATCGTCGCGACGGTGGTCGTGTTGTTCACCGTCGGCTACATCGGATACGGGAGGTATCTCTCGCGATTCGTCGAACTCGACGACTCACGTGAGACGCCGGCCCACAAGTATCAAGACGGACAAGAGTACGTTCCGGCGAAAAAACCGGTCTTGCTGGGACACCACTTCTCGAGCGTCGCGGGTGGGGCACCGATCGCTGGCCCGGTCACCGCAGCACTCGTCTGGGGATGGCTCCCAGCGCTGTTGTGGGTCGCGATCGGAAACCCGCTGATGGGTGCCGTCCACGACTTCATGGCACTGTCCTCGAGCATTCGCCACGAGGGGAAGTCGATCGGATTCGTGATCGGCGAGTACATCGGGGAACGGGGGAAGAACATGTTCCTCTGGTTCGCGTTCCTCGTGATCATCCTCGTCGTCGCCGTGTTCTCACTGCTCGTCGCAGTGATTCTGGACGCCTACCCACCGGCGGCGACCGCGAGCCTGTTGTACATCACGCTGGCGCTGTTCGCCGGCGTTTGGCTGTACCAGCTCAACCTCTCGTTCATCGGCGGGACGGTCCTGTTCGTTCTCGGTGTGTTCGCGAGCATCTGGGCGGGGATTCAGTTCCCGATTGCACTGTTCGAGCCGTCCGGATTCGCCGGCGACACCACGGTACTCCTGCCGGCCGACCTGGCGTCGTGGGTGCCCGGTGAAGCGCTCTTCGGCGCGAACACCGCCGCGTGGATTATCGTCTCGCTGGGCTACGCGTTCGTCGCGAGTATCCTTCCCGTGTGGATCCTGCTCCAGCCGCGAGATTATCTCTCGTCGTTCCTGCTCTACGCGGGTGTCGGCGGAGCGATCACCGCAGTCTTCGTCGGGACGGCGTTCGGAACGTCCGAGGAACCGCTGACGGCCGAACTTCCTGCATATACGAGCTTCATGGGCGGCGACCTCGCACCCGCTGCGATGCCGTTGTTCCCCCTGTTGTTCATCACCATCGCCTGCGGGACGATCAGTGGCTTCCACTCGCTGGTCTCCTCCGGGACGACGGCGAAGCAACTCAACAAGGAGAGCGACGCACGTCTGATCGGTTACGGCGGCATGCTCGCCGAGGGGCTGCTCGCGGCAACGGCGCTCGCAGCGGTGTCCGTCGTCGCGATTACGGACGTCGACGACATCGGCGGCATCGACGCCGCACTCCCGAACTTCGCGGAGGGTGGTGGACTCATCCTGACGAGTCTCGGCATCCCCTTCGAGTACGGTGAGATTTTCATGGCGCTCGTCTTCGTGAGCTTCCTGTTGACCAGCCTCGACACCGGCCTTCGACTCGGTCGGTACATGATCGAAGAACTGGTCGGCACGCCCGAGACGGGAGTCGAAGAAACGGCCGCGAACAAGTACGTCAACACCGGCCTGGCGACGTTCGCCGCCTTCTTGCTCGTCTCGAGTGGACAGTGGGAAGAACTCTGGCCGCTCTTTGGCGGTGCGAACCAGCTCCTGGCCGCACTTGCCTTGCTGACAGCGACCATCTGGCTGGCGAACTGGAAGGACACGAAACAGCTACTGAGCACTGGGATCCCGGTTGCCGTGATGACGGTCATCACGATCATCGGACTGCTCTGGCTCGTCGTCTACGAGAACCTCTTCCAGATGTTTCTCGACGCCGACGCACGGGCCGACGCGACGATACTCGAACTCGTCTCGAGTGGCCTGCGAATGGCTATCGCACTCGTGTTAATCTGGCTCGCGATCGCGATCATCCGACTGGGATATGCGAACCTGCAAGAACAACGAGACGACCTCCTCGACTCCGATCCCGGTAGTCAAGCGCCGGGTGCAGACGACGACGACTAA
- a CDS encoding ArsA family ATPase translates to MDRHVFFGGKGGVGKTTVSASYAHKCADAGLETLVVSTDPAHSMGDLFEQSFADEPRAVDGVENLHVMEIDPEEEVSNHLQSVKRQLSEQVSAAMVNEVDRQIEMAHGTPGAYEAALFDRFVDVMREADAFDRIVFDTSPTGGTLRLLSLPEYLEGWIDRLMAKRRKSIDLYEKAALGNREPRRVLEGDPVLAHLQNRKEFFEYAGETLREDAAFFLVFNPDSLSIRETGRAIDELDSHRLEVRGLVANKLTPEPDSDEEGRGARYLRSRVETERDRLETARTTLSPPVVAEIESRVSEVRRDSLATVASELEIDT, encoded by the coding sequence ATGGACCGACACGTCTTCTTCGGTGGGAAGGGTGGTGTCGGGAAAACGACGGTTTCGGCCTCGTACGCACACAAGTGTGCCGATGCTGGCCTCGAGACGCTGGTCGTGTCGACCGATCCGGCGCACTCGATGGGGGACCTCTTCGAACAGTCGTTCGCCGACGAACCGCGAGCCGTCGACGGCGTCGAGAACCTCCACGTGATGGAGATCGATCCGGAAGAGGAGGTGTCGAATCATCTCCAATCAGTCAAGCGACAGCTCTCGGAGCAGGTGTCTGCGGCGATGGTCAACGAAGTCGACAGACAGATCGAGATGGCCCACGGTACGCCGGGAGCGTACGAAGCGGCCCTGTTCGATCGGTTCGTCGACGTGATGCGCGAGGCCGACGCCTTCGACCGAATCGTCTTCGACACGTCGCCGACCGGGGGGACGTTGCGCCTCCTTTCGCTACCCGAATACCTCGAGGGCTGGATCGACCGGCTGATGGCCAAACGCCGCAAGAGCATCGATCTCTACGAGAAGGCCGCACTGGGGAATCGAGAGCCCCGACGAGTGCTCGAGGGTGATCCCGTCCTCGCCCATCTCCAAAATCGAAAGGAGTTCTTCGAGTACGCCGGGGAGACGCTGCGCGAGGACGCCGCGTTCTTCCTCGTATTCAACCCGGATTCGCTCTCGATTCGGGAAACCGGCCGCGCGATCGACGAACTCGACTCACACCGCCTCGAGGTCCGAGGACTCGTCGCGAACAAACTGACTCCCGAGCCCGACTCCGACGAGGAGGGACGGGGTGCACGTTATCTCCGATCGCGAGTCGAAACCGAGCGAGATCGCCTCGAGACCGCCCGGACGACACTCTCGCCGCCGGTCGTGGCCGAAATCGAATCGCGCGTCAGCGAAGTACGCCGCGATTCGTTGGCGACTGTCGCGTCAGAACTCGAGATCGACACCTGA
- a CDS encoding CobW family GTP-binding protein, with product MQLDSGGIPVTVLSGSLGAGKTTLLNHLLETAGDHDLAVLVNDMGEVNVDAELVAEGSDLDTDGVTELSNGCICCELQDDLETAVVRLARNREFDHLLVESSGISEPEPVARLFTTSSRVAASYDLDALVTVLDTRLFLDAFAGEDVPERQVDPEAADVDANAEAAENEPRPLSDLLIEQLEVANLVLLNKSDLCTDDELEEATALVRALQPDIETIRTEFSAVDPDRLLGVDLFDADRMGELAGWQRALEENGDDDHEHGDHSKPGHEDHSKQGHSDHDDHGHRHPDEVYGVESFVFRSRRPFHPDRFDAFLRALPEEIVRSKGTAWIAGRDVKVELSQAGPSIRASVIGPWIASLSDADQQLYRSNRPGLEWHDDHGDRQTELVFIGTEPEEDALRAHLEDCLVIDEEWNDASDLENPFPGEADEEVVVREP from the coding sequence ATGCAACTCGACTCCGGTGGGATTCCCGTCACCGTGCTCTCGGGCAGCCTCGGTGCGGGGAAGACGACGCTGCTCAATCACCTGTTGGAAACCGCAGGCGATCACGACCTCGCCGTGTTGGTCAACGATATGGGTGAAGTGAACGTCGACGCCGAACTCGTCGCCGAAGGCTCCGACCTCGATACGGACGGCGTCACCGAACTCTCGAACGGTTGTATCTGCTGTGAACTTCAGGACGACCTCGAGACCGCCGTCGTTCGACTCGCCCGAAACAGGGAGTTCGACCACCTGCTCGTCGAATCGTCAGGCATTTCGGAGCCCGAACCCGTCGCCCGACTGTTTACGACGTCCTCACGCGTGGCCGCGAGTTACGACCTCGACGCGCTCGTCACCGTCCTCGACACCCGGCTCTTTCTCGACGCCTTCGCGGGCGAGGACGTCCCAGAACGGCAGGTCGACCCCGAGGCAGCCGATGTCGATGCGAACGCCGAGGCTGCCGAGAACGAACCACGTCCCCTCTCGGACCTCCTCATCGAGCAACTCGAGGTAGCGAACCTCGTCTTGCTCAACAAGAGCGATCTCTGTACCGACGACGAACTCGAGGAAGCCACGGCGCTCGTCCGAGCGCTCCAGCCCGATATCGAGACGATTCGCACCGAGTTCAGCGCCGTCGATCCGGATCGCCTCCTCGGCGTCGACTTGTTCGACGCCGACCGAATGGGCGAACTGGCGGGCTGGCAACGCGCGCTCGAGGAAAATGGGGACGACGACCACGAGCATGGCGACCACTCCAAGCCCGGTCATGAGGACCATTCCAAGCAGGGCCATAGCGACCACGACGATCACGGCCACCGCCACCCCGACGAAGTCTACGGCGTCGAATCGTTCGTCTTCCGATCGCGTCGCCCGTTCCACCCGGACCGATTCGACGCCTTCCTCCGAGCGCTCCCGGAGGAGATCGTTCGATCCAAGGGAACCGCGTGGATCGCCGGCCGAGACGTGAAAGTCGAACTCTCGCAGGCTGGGCCGTCCATCCGCGCGAGCGTCATCGGTCCGTGGATCGCCTCGCTCTCGGATGCCGACCAACAGCTCTATCGATCGAATCGACCCGGCCTCGAGTGGCACGACGATCACGGCGACCGACAGACAGAACTGGTCTTCATCGGCACCGAACCCGAGGAAGACGCGCTGCGAGCCCACCTCGAGGACTGTCTTGTCATCGACGAGGAGTGGAACGACGCGAGTGACCTCGAGAACCCGTTCCCCGGCGAGGCGGACGAAGAAGTGGTCGTTCGCGAGCCCTGA
- a CDS encoding polyketide cyclase gives MREVTVSRAVDASAAAVSAWLEPETIVEAEGSFTVDHVEDADDEDATLVVASGPGMQLPLRFEDREGAIYYTQEGERGPFSHMETWIELEEERAGTVVTIRSSVSLAAPLPFGDRIAAWKRTGELNRALEELEAAFS, from the coding sequence ATGCGGGAAGTTACGGTGTCTCGAGCGGTCGACGCTTCAGCTGCAGCGGTTTCAGCGTGGCTCGAGCCGGAGACGATCGTCGAAGCGGAGGGGAGTTTCACCGTCGACCACGTCGAGGACGCCGACGACGAGGACGCGACGCTCGTCGTCGCCAGTGGGCCGGGAATGCAATTGCCGCTGCGATTCGAGGACCGTGAGGGAGCCATCTACTACACGCAGGAGGGCGAACGCGGGCCGTTTTCGCACATGGAGACGTGGATCGAACTCGAGGAAGAACGGGCCGGAACCGTCGTCACGATTCGCTCGTCGGTCTCGCTCGCCGCTCCGCTGCCCTTTGGCGACCGAATCGCTGCCTGGAAGCGCACGGGCGAGTTGAACCGCGCACTCGAGGAACTCGAGGCGGCGTTCAGCTAA
- a CDS encoding spermidine synthase produces MDARTVANYRPTKPELAVFVSGVTSMGLEILAVRLIAPQFGNHIYTVGGILTVVLAALSLGYWQGGKRAATATNREMSWLMLATAVYVAVVIYASEFLMQYTATLALPPRYASLPAAIILFGPPTYLLGFISPYAAELSQKRGTGEASGHVYALGTIGSILGSGATTFVLIPQLSIDGIGLLFGVMLVGTALILVSPSFPRKPVLTSVVVVVLLVAATGAGPVAIDHRGDVVYQTQTAHQELEVVDDGDERTMYLDGARHSAMDLEDPDRHVFAYTEYFHLPMLVNDDPDDVDDVLFIGGGGYTGPQDFEEHYDADVDVVEIDPEVTDAAEDYFGLEHGENMTSHAEDGRQFLQDTDQTYDVIVLDAYKQDQVPFHLTTEEFMELVSDRLADDGVLHANVIAAPSGSAAEFYHAQQETMDAVFPDTYAFRTSDSSSIQNIQVVATNDETGLSADDLRERNDEREIGVDLADAIDNKLGDHDADAPVLRDDRGEVDTLLDPMLGQRYVIEETDGDTESGGTGPAEPAAVMAPEPGVSSLETDSPLLEGGVSSLDSDAISVQE; encoded by the coding sequence ATGGACGCGCGGACCGTCGCGAACTATCGGCCCACGAAACCCGAACTCGCCGTCTTCGTCTCGGGTGTCACCAGTATGGGCCTCGAGATTCTCGCCGTTCGCCTCATCGCCCCGCAGTTTGGCAATCACATCTACACGGTCGGTGGCATCCTCACGGTCGTCCTCGCTGCGTTGAGCCTCGGCTACTGGCAGGGTGGCAAACGGGCCGCCACCGCGACGAACCGGGAGATGTCGTGGCTCATGCTCGCCACGGCGGTCTACGTCGCCGTCGTCATCTACGCGAGCGAGTTCCTCATGCAGTACACGGCGACGCTCGCGTTGCCGCCCCGGTACGCGTCGCTCCCCGCCGCGATCATCCTCTTCGGCCCGCCGACGTACTTACTCGGGTTCATCAGCCCCTACGCTGCCGAACTCTCACAGAAACGCGGAACCGGCGAAGCCTCGGGCCACGTCTACGCCCTCGGGACGATCGGAAGCATCCTCGGATCCGGAGCGACGACGTTCGTCCTCATCCCACAGCTCAGCATCGACGGCATCGGCCTCCTCTTCGGCGTGATGCTCGTCGGAACCGCACTGATCCTCGTCTCGCCTTCCTTCCCTCGAAAGCCCGTCCTCACGAGCGTCGTCGTCGTGGTCTTACTCGTCGCCGCGACCGGTGCCGGCCCCGTCGCGATCGATCACCGCGGGGACGTCGTCTACCAGACCCAGACGGCCCACCAGGAACTCGAGGTCGTCGACGACGGCGACGAGCGAACGATGTACTTAGATGGGGCCCGCCACAGCGCGATGGACCTCGAAGATCCCGACCGACACGTCTTCGCCTACACCGAGTACTTTCACCTGCCGATGCTCGTGAACGACGATCCCGACGACGTCGACGACGTCCTGTTCATCGGTGGCGGCGGCTACACTGGTCCACAGGACTTCGAAGAACACTACGATGCGGACGTCGACGTGGTCGAAATCGATCCCGAAGTCACCGACGCCGCCGAGGACTACTTCGGCCTCGAGCACGGCGAGAATATGACCTCCCACGCCGAAGACGGCCGGCAGTTCCTCCAGGATACCGACCAGACGTACGACGTGATCGTCCTCGACGCATACAAACAAGATCAGGTGCCGTTTCACCTGACGACGGAGGAGTTCATGGAACTCGTCTCCGATCGACTGGCCGATGACGGCGTCTTACACGCGAACGTGATCGCCGCACCGAGTGGCTCAGCCGCCGAGTTCTATCACGCACAACAGGAGACGATGGACGCCGTCTTCCCCGATACGTACGCATTTCGGACGTCAGACTCGAGTTCCATCCAGAACATTCAGGTCGTCGCGACCAACGACGAAACGGGCCTTTCTGCGGACGACCTCCGCGAGCGAAACGACGAGCGAGAGATCGGCGTCGATCTCGCGGACGCCATCGACAACAAACTCGGGGACCACGACGCCGACGCGCCTGTGCTCCGGGACGACCGCGGCGAGGTCGACACGCTGCTCGATCCGATGCTCGGCCAGCGCTACGTCATCGAGGAGACGGACGGTGACACCGAGAGCGGGGGCACAGGTCCCGCTGAACCAGCAGCGGTGATGGCCCCAGAGCCGGGTGTCTCGTCGCTCGAGACGGACTCGCCGTTGCTCGAGGGTGGTGTCTCGTCGCTCGATTCGGACGCGATTTCCGTTCAGGAGTAA
- a CDS encoding universal stress protein, which yields MHRVLIPVDTNEDRALEQASYVASLPDASEIVEAYVLFIFDEESADLPQEFEQYKSASRIGSVRRANTHLEDNGVDVTILEKSGTVEDGDILETAQEYDVDSIVLGGRKRSPVGKAVFGSVTQSVILNTDRPVVVTGGG from the coding sequence ATGCACCGCGTTCTCATCCCCGTCGACACGAACGAAGATCGAGCGCTCGAACAGGCATCGTACGTCGCCTCACTGCCCGACGCGAGCGAAATCGTCGAGGCCTACGTCCTCTTCATCTTCGACGAGGAGAGTGCGGACTTACCACAGGAGTTCGAGCAGTACAAATCCGCGTCCCGGATCGGATCCGTTCGACGGGCAAACACCCACCTCGAGGACAACGGTGTCGACGTCACCATCCTCGAGAAAAGCGGTACCGTCGAAGACGGCGACATCCTCGAGACGGCCCAGGAGTACGACGTCGACTCCATCGTTCTCGGCGGCCGCAAACGCTCTCCCGTCGGAAAGGCCGTCTTCGGCAGCGTCACCCAGTCGGTGATCTTGAACACCGACCGTCCGGTCGTCGTGACGGGCGGCGGATAG
- the pdhA gene encoding pyruvate dehydrogenase (acetyl-transferring) E1 component subunit alpha yields the protein MSQDVLESGLFERAPDDPIRVLDSDGEVVSPDLEPDLDVETLLWMYRDMRFSRRFDERMISLQRQGRLGTYASLAGQEGSQIGSTYALADDDLLSYQYREHGAVIARELPWEYLLYWMGHEDGNTALAELDVFPLNISIGGHLPHAVGWSWAAKRNDDERVSVVHFGDGSTSEGDFHEAMNFAGVFDTPTVFFCNNNQWAISVPRGAQTASATLAQKADAYGFAGVQVDGMDPLASYVVTAAAREKALEPGDGQLRPTLIEAIQYRYGAHTTADDPSAYRDDDEVEQWRERDPIDRFEAYLRNRDLLTDDRIESIDEEIDTTLEDLLEQAEGAHADPRELFEYTYETPTPRLEEQRTELERLREVHGDEELLEDE from the coding sequence ATGTCACAGGACGTCCTCGAGAGCGGGCTCTTCGAGCGAGCCCCGGACGACCCAATTCGGGTGCTCGACAGCGACGGCGAGGTCGTCTCGCCCGACCTCGAGCCGGATCTCGACGTCGAAACGTTGCTCTGGATGTACCGGGATATGCGATTCTCCCGTCGATTCGACGAGCGAATGATCAGCCTGCAGCGACAGGGACGATTGGGGACGTACGCCTCGCTCGCCGGCCAGGAAGGCTCCCAGATCGGCTCGACGTACGCGCTCGCGGACGACGATCTGCTGTCCTACCAGTACCGAGAACACGGCGCAGTTATCGCTCGAGAGCTCCCCTGGGAGTACCTGCTCTACTGGATGGGGCACGAGGACGGCAACACGGCGCTCGCCGAACTGGACGTCTTCCCGCTCAATATCTCCATCGGCGGGCACCTCCCACACGCCGTCGGCTGGTCGTGGGCGGCGAAGCGAAACGACGACGAGCGCGTGAGCGTCGTCCACTTCGGAGACGGCTCTACGTCGGAAGGCGACTTCCACGAGGCGATGAACTTCGCGGGCGTCTTCGATACGCCGACCGTCTTCTTCTGTAACAACAACCAGTGGGCGATTTCGGTCCCGCGAGGGGCACAAACAGCCAGCGCAACGCTGGCCCAGAAGGCCGACGCCTACGGTTTCGCGGGCGTCCAGGTCGACGGCATGGACCCTCTCGCGAGCTACGTCGTCACGGCAGCCGCCCGAGAAAAGGCGCTCGAACCCGGCGACGGGCAGTTACGCCCGACGCTGATCGAAGCGATCCAGTATCGATACGGCGCGCACACGACCGCCGACGACCCGTCGGCCTATCGCGACGACGACGAGGTCGAACAGTGGCGCGAGCGCGATCCAATCGACCGGTTCGAAGCCTACCTGCGCAATCGAGACCTGCTCACCGACGATCGGATCGAATCGATCGACGAGGAGATCGACACGACGCTCGAGGATCTCCTCGAGCAGGCCGAAGGGGCCCACGCGGATCCTCGAGAGCTATTCGAGTACACCTACGAGACACCCACTCCGCGACTCGAGGAACAGCGAACCGAACTCGAGCGCCTCCGAGAGGTGCACGGAGACGAGGAGTTACTCGAGGACGAGTAA